One genomic segment of Chitinophaga sancti includes these proteins:
- a CDS encoding family 78 glycoside hydrolase catalytic domain has translation MIKKLLFCLFLLTATAVSGQSIFQSAKWIVPGFKEDTLLRPCPVYTKTIDVQKGLRSATLYITAHGLYEANINTQRVGDAYFTPGFTSYNRRLQYQQYDVKALLKKGRNAIAVTIGEGWYRGVFGGNLAHDIYGNDAGLLFQLDLTYNDGSHRSVLSDSSWQCTTGPIRYSSLYDGELYDARIQLRQPGPVAIADFRKDILVADNTPPVREKENFHPIKVWTTPKGEQVLDFGQNMAGWVRCQLEGKGGDTIRLYHAEMLDKEGNFYTGNLREAKATDTYILPGKGKGTFQPHFTWHGFRYVKVEGCKVNANDFTAVALYSDLAPAGTFSCSNPMLNQLCHNITWSFKGNSLDIPTDCPQRSERLGWTGDAQVFCRTASYLFHVDAFFSKWLQDLEADQAVNGAVPSIIPDVYEKLRKDPRAGAAGWADAAAIIPWTLYWVYGDTAVLNRQYTSMKAWVDYINSVSKDGLWTANGYGDWLAPGDSTSLPYIDQCYWANSTQLLINTAKVLGKTADVEKYSPLLQNIKSAFLKHYISPEGVAITNTQTAYILALQFDMLPDCMKKNAADRLATLVRNNNDHLATGFLGTPYLLHALSENGYTAIAYKVLNQETYPSWLYPLKMGATTIWEKWNAIKPDSTIQATSFNHYSYGAVGEWLYRVVAGIDAASPGYEKITIHPQPGGGLEWVNAGYTCPYGRIVSNWKITNGKFTMHVEIPAGTRATIMIPGKESVEVAAGTYDF, from the coding sequence ATGATCAAGAAACTTTTATTCTGCCTGTTTTTGCTGACCGCAACGGCTGTATCGGGACAATCCATTTTTCAATCTGCAAAATGGATTGTCCCTGGTTTTAAGGAAGATACATTGCTCCGGCCCTGCCCGGTATATACCAAAACGATCGATGTACAGAAAGGATTGCGCTCCGCAACCTTGTACATAACTGCACATGGCCTGTATGAGGCAAATATCAATACACAGAGAGTCGGGGATGCTTACTTCACCCCAGGTTTTACCAGTTATAACAGAAGATTACAATACCAGCAATACGATGTGAAGGCGCTTTTGAAAAAAGGACGTAATGCGATCGCTGTGACCATAGGTGAAGGCTGGTATAGAGGTGTTTTTGGAGGTAATCTGGCACATGATATTTATGGCAATGATGCAGGTCTGCTTTTTCAGCTGGATCTTACCTATAATGATGGCAGCCATCGGTCTGTTTTGTCAGACAGTAGCTGGCAGTGCACCACGGGCCCTATTCGTTATTCCAGTTTATATGATGGTGAATTGTATGATGCCCGTATTCAGCTGCGTCAGCCAGGACCTGTGGCAATTGCTGACTTCCGGAAAGATATATTGGTAGCAGACAATACTCCTCCGGTAAGAGAAAAGGAGAATTTTCACCCCATTAAAGTATGGACTACACCTAAAGGAGAACAGGTCTTAGATTTTGGACAAAATATGGCTGGTTGGGTTCGCTGTCAACTTGAAGGTAAAGGTGGTGATACGATTCGATTATATCATGCAGAAATGCTGGATAAAGAGGGAAATTTCTATACTGGTAATTTGAGAGAAGCCAAAGCAACTGATACCTATATTCTGCCTGGAAAAGGGAAGGGCACCTTTCAGCCTCACTTTACCTGGCATGGGTTCCGATATGTAAAGGTAGAAGGCTGTAAGGTGAATGCAAACGATTTTACGGCAGTTGCATTATATTCAGACCTTGCACCAGCTGGTACCTTTTCCTGTTCTAACCCTATGCTGAACCAGTTATGTCACAATATTACCTGGAGTTTTAAAGGGAACTCTCTGGACATTCCTACCGATTGCCCACAGCGTAGTGAGCGCCTGGGCTGGACTGGCGATGCACAGGTTTTTTGCAGAACCGCCAGTTATCTCTTTCATGTCGATGCTTTTTTTAGTAAATGGTTGCAGGATTTGGAGGCCGATCAGGCGGTGAATGGAGCTGTTCCCAGTATAATTCCGGATGTGTATGAAAAGCTTCGTAAAGATCCCCGTGCCGGTGCTGCTGGTTGGGCCGATGCAGCTGCTATCATTCCCTGGACATTGTATTGGGTATATGGAGATACAGCTGTTTTAAACAGGCAATACACCAGTATGAAGGCCTGGGTTGATTATATTAACAGCGTGAGCAAAGACGGTCTCTGGACGGCGAATGGGTATGGTGACTGGCTGGCTCCCGGTGATTCTACCTCGTTACCTTATATTGATCAGTGTTACTGGGCCAATTCTACCCAGTTATTGATCAATACTGCTAAAGTTTTAGGTAAAACAGCAGATGTGGAAAAGTATTCTCCTTTACTACAAAATATCAAATCTGCTTTTTTAAAGCACTACATCTCTCCCGAAGGCGTAGCCATTACAAATACGCAAACGGCCTACATCCTGGCATTGCAGTTTGACATGCTGCCCGATTGTATGAAAAAGAATGCTGCAGATAGACTGGCTACACTCGTCAGGAACAACAATGATCACTTAGCCACCGGCTTTCTGGGTACACCTTACCTGTTGCATGCCCTGAGTGAAAATGGCTATACAGCGATTGCTTACAAGGTATTGAATCAGGAGACTTATCCTTCCTGGTTGTATCCTTTGAAGATGGGAGCCACTACTATCTGGGAAAAATGGAATGCCATCAAACCGGATAGTACCATACAGGCGACCTCCTTCAATCACTATTCATACGGCGCGGTTGGAGAGTGGTTATACAGGGTAGTGGCAGGCATTGATGCCGCGAGTCCGGGATATGAAAAGATCACAATTCATCCTCAGCCTGGCGGAGGTCTGGAATGGGTAAATGCAGGTTATACCTGTCCTTATGGAAGGATCGTTTCCAACTGGAAAATAACCAATGGCAAATTCACCATGCATGTGGAAATCCCTGCCGGCACCCGGGCCACAATCATGATTCCCGGTAAGGAAAGTGTGGAGGTAGCAGCAGGGACGTATGATTTTTAA
- a CDS encoding MFS transporter — translation MTKKLTIFKPWATASEWFIRFVIFLNLLPNLLMFGISVSSGPGSAGYYGIEPPDVQYSMVLFYASLAGFFALERRFFQYIATKEYLLMGAVIQILTSYGCYKTHNLYILLSLRFIQGMANCISSSVCITLIFSRLRSNRQREIGYSLFYMNLLCITAVSALVTAPLLDAFDYNVLYKWMIFTYIPGTLLLFVMMNPVRLNKRFPLYQLDWASFVIYTTGLSLLGYVLLYGQQYYWFSDSRILLAAIGVVVLGVLHVIRQKYLKRPYLSLDVFKNRNYVVGMVLIFVLYICRGALNITNNYFTGVLGMDPTHLSYILMANVAGIVLGVLVSSRMITTNVKMRWIWLIGFSLLLVFHLWMNFLFATMADTETFIVPLITQGMGAGMLMAPLIIFCISSVPAHLGSTASATGVFFRFAGFCSSIALVNYFQLYDKSRHYNRFLDKLTTLDPLVNAKLGVYRAGLMAKGLPADRATKAATGMLYRSADIQAQIRFSMDYYYLISIMIIGVILLIAWIPYLNKTVIDLRRNQPAPAAY, via the coding sequence ATGACAAAAAAACTGACGATATTCAAACCCTGGGCTACGGCTTCGGAATGGTTTATCAGGTTTGTGATATTTCTGAACCTGTTACCCAACCTGCTGATGTTCGGTATCTCTGTATCCAGTGGCCCCGGTTCTGCGGGTTATTATGGCATAGAGCCGCCGGATGTGCAGTATTCCATGGTATTGTTCTATGCTTCACTGGCAGGGTTCTTTGCACTGGAAAGGCGATTCTTTCAATACATTGCAACGAAAGAGTACCTGTTGATGGGAGCGGTGATACAGATCCTTACTTCTTATGGATGTTATAAAACGCATAACCTTTATATCTTACTGAGTCTGCGTTTTATACAGGGCATGGCGAACTGTATTTCATCATCTGTATGTATTACATTAATCTTTAGCCGGCTGCGGAGCAACCGCCAAAGAGAGATCGGGTATTCACTTTTTTACATGAACCTGTTGTGTATTACAGCAGTCAGTGCACTGGTTACAGCGCCGTTATTAGATGCGTTTGATTACAATGTACTGTACAAGTGGATGATCTTTACTTATATACCTGGCACCTTGTTGTTGTTTGTGATGATGAACCCGGTGCGGTTGAATAAGCGGTTCCCGCTGTATCAGCTGGATTGGGCGAGTTTTGTGATATATACTACGGGACTGAGTTTATTAGGATATGTACTATTGTATGGGCAGCAGTATTACTGGTTTAGTGATAGCAGGATATTGCTGGCGGCTATTGGTGTAGTGGTATTGGGTGTGTTGCATGTGATCAGGCAGAAATATTTGAAACGGCCCTACCTTAGTCTGGATGTGTTTAAGAACAGGAACTATGTGGTGGGGATGGTGTTGATCTTCGTGTTGTACATCTGTAGAGGGGCATTGAATATTACGAATAACTACTTTACGGGGGTATTGGGTATGGATCCAACACATCTGTCTTATATCCTGATGGCGAATGTAGCGGGGATTGTATTGGGCGTATTAGTGAGTTCACGTATGATTACCACGAATGTGAAGATGAGATGGATCTGGTTGATTGGGTTTAGTTTATTGCTGGTGTTTCATTTGTGGATGAATTTCCTGTTTGCCACGATGGCGGATACGGAGACTTTCATTGTGCCATTGATCACGCAGGGGATGGGGGCGGGTATGCTGATGGCGCCGTTGATTATCTTTTGTATTTCTTCAGTACCGGCGCATCTGGGTAGTACGGCTTCGGCTACGGGGGTATTTTTCCGTTTTGCTGGTTTTTGTAGCAGTATTGCGCTGGTCAATTATTTCCAGTTGTATGATAAGAGCAGGCATTATAACCGTTTTCTGGATAAGTTGACTACATTGGATCCTTTGGTGAATGCCAAATTGGGTGTGTATAGAGCAGGTTTAATGGCGAAGGGATTGCCTGCGGACAGGGCCACGAAAGCTGCAACAGGGATGTTGTATCGTTCTGCAGATATACAGGCGCAGATCAGGTTTTCGATGGATTATTATTATCTGATCAGTATAATGATCATTGGGGTGATATTGTTGATAGCGTGGATTCCATATTTGAATAAGACGGTGATAGATTTGAGGAGGAACCAACCGGCGCCGGCGGCTTATTAA
- a CDS encoding SusC/RagA family TonB-linked outer membrane protein: MHLTVRIIITCLVLYGHNVHSQSFRKDSLPLSADSMRIEREVLYPYNSLQQLLKGNAAGVYIQEPSAEPASMSSIVLRGTAVPYISARNNYEAQPTIFLDGIPLIADHPFTFDIQEFQYNHLGPASNVFAAIDPNNIESIEVLKDFGQAAIYGPRAANGGVILINTKKPVIGKRKISFNTWFGMVQRPHLYTTNAKFENDFRQVFYDKYATEEEGQNYPLYLRDSTNNAYYGPGNWTDLYFKNTPVYGINASLSSGTDRANFLFAAGNQRSANAADATKSDRYNAMFKINMVPLKNFTVSAMLSATRLERKRNRWLRDRFAEMQYLPDLSNPLPPNKTFYAQYLKEWDKSFDDNKTNEVNGYFSINLKIADNWQFTSLSGFDYNEGLRDVFYPSTLLETVNYLSNYFGYNQRVFVNNTIQFQHKWGKHGVKIEAGENFQADFNRYNYSYAYKGPNDLIRVNLLYSDNTKDNYLSPKSFNHALIFTFLDKEKHRLLSFYGRMAYQYDNLFDFSLMMRADGSSSAQPDNWWFYSPTFTAGWQLSTTSRLHASWGRVGRLMPDDRFGEGPQYTSDLSFSNNPVRFSYNGFPGISRAYSSGYIGYGIRWPFTDQLDIGWNTTLLHDRINLAVDVYHKTDHNMLLEVPFSAEYGYAYQFKNGMKVRNMGVDLSANAIIATNHISWEPGINLNYNRNTLMALPGGLQQLVVADGTRMLKVGSSIDQFWVLENNGIYNRDTDIPINHSTGKTLNYKGIPLQAGDPKWKDQNEDGVIDDKDKVLKGHILPVISGGFTNDIRWKGLTLGVNFYFTAFRKVMNAEMANHFDFVNREGKIDMSAVKEITFWTKAGDYDKYPRYNPWSTVDPYRTDQDLFLENGAFLKLRTLSLTYDITTAKWWKKKSPVHNLAVYATASNLFTLTPYTGGDPELVDYSGFDTGYSLPFSKTYTIGIKMDL; this comes from the coding sequence ATGCATCTAACTGTACGGATCATCATCACGTGCCTGGTATTGTATGGCCATAACGTACACTCACAGTCATTCCGAAAGGATTCCCTGCCTCTCAGCGCCGATAGTATGCGCATAGAAAGGGAAGTTCTCTACCCTTATAATAGCCTGCAACAATTGCTCAAAGGCAATGCTGCCGGTGTTTATATCCAGGAACCATCTGCCGAACCGGCATCCATGAGCAGCATTGTATTGCGCGGTACTGCGGTTCCTTATATCAGTGCACGCAATAATTATGAAGCACAGCCTACCATCTTTTTAGATGGTATTCCATTGATCGCTGATCATCCTTTTACTTTCGATATACAGGAGTTTCAGTACAATCATTTAGGCCCGGCCAGCAATGTATTTGCAGCCATTGATCCGAATAATATAGAGAGCATTGAAGTGCTTAAAGACTTTGGACAGGCGGCCATTTACGGCCCAAGAGCCGCGAACGGCGGGGTTATTCTGATAAATACAAAAAAGCCTGTAATCGGTAAAAGAAAAATAAGTTTCAACACCTGGTTTGGGATGGTACAGCGTCCACACCTCTATACCACCAATGCTAAATTTGAAAACGATTTCAGGCAGGTATTTTACGATAAATATGCAACTGAGGAAGAAGGCCAGAACTATCCATTATACCTCCGGGATTCGACTAATAATGCCTATTACGGGCCAGGTAACTGGACAGATCTCTATTTCAAAAATACACCTGTCTATGGCATCAATGCCAGCCTTTCCAGCGGCACTGACAGGGCGAATTTCCTCTTTGCAGCCGGCAACCAGCGTTCCGCCAATGCTGCCGATGCGACAAAGTCAGACCGCTACAATGCCATGTTTAAGATCAACATGGTGCCGCTGAAAAACTTTACGGTCAGTGCTATGCTCAGCGCCACCCGGCTGGAAAGAAAACGCAACCGCTGGCTCCGCGACCGCTTTGCCGAAATGCAATACCTGCCGGACCTGAGTAATCCGCTACCTCCCAATAAAACATTCTACGCACAATACCTGAAAGAATGGGACAAATCGTTCGATGATAATAAGACGAATGAAGTGAATGGCTACTTCTCCATAAATTTAAAAATCGCTGACAACTGGCAGTTTACCTCTCTCTCAGGATTTGATTACAATGAAGGGCTGCGCGATGTATTCTACCCCAGCACCCTGCTGGAAACAGTAAATTATCTCTCTAACTACTTCGGGTATAATCAACGTGTGTTTGTGAATAACACCATTCAGTTTCAACACAAGTGGGGTAAACACGGTGTGAAAATCGAAGCAGGCGAAAACTTTCAGGCAGACTTCAACCGCTATAACTACTCATACGCCTACAAAGGGCCCAATGACCTGATCAGGGTAAACCTCCTGTATTCTGATAATACAAAAGACAATTACCTGTCGCCCAAGTCATTCAACCACGCACTGATATTCACTTTTCTGGACAAAGAAAAACATCGCCTGCTGTCATTCTATGGCCGCATGGCTTATCAATACGATAACCTTTTTGACTTTTCCCTCATGATGAGAGCCGATGGCTCTTCCAGTGCGCAACCGGACAACTGGTGGTTCTATTCACCCACCTTTACCGCCGGATGGCAACTGAGTACCACATCCAGGCTTCACGCCAGCTGGGGAAGGGTAGGCCGGTTGATGCCGGATGACCGCTTTGGTGAAGGGCCACAGTATACCTCCGACCTTTCATTTAGCAATAACCCTGTTCGCTTTTCATACAACGGGTTTCCGGGCATCAGCCGTGCCTATTCTTCAGGTTATATCGGCTATGGTATCCGATGGCCATTTACCGACCAACTGGACATTGGCTGGAACACAACTTTATTACATGACAGGATCAACCTCGCTGTCGATGTGTATCACAAAACGGATCACAACATGCTGCTGGAAGTGCCTTTCTCTGCTGAATATGGCTATGCCTACCAGTTTAAGAATGGGATGAAAGTCCGCAATATGGGCGTAGACCTGAGCGCCAATGCCATCATCGCTACAAACCACATCAGCTGGGAACCAGGCATCAACCTGAATTACAACCGCAATACACTCATGGCATTGCCAGGGGGCTTGCAGCAACTCGTAGTAGCAGATGGTACCCGCATGCTGAAAGTAGGTAGTAGCATCGACCAGTTCTGGGTATTGGAAAATAACGGGATCTACAACCGCGATACCGATATTCCTATCAATCACTCTACGGGCAAGACATTGAACTATAAAGGCATTCCTCTGCAGGCAGGTGATCCTAAATGGAAAGATCAGAATGAAGACGGCGTGATCGACGATAAAGACAAGGTGCTGAAAGGACATATACTCCCGGTCATTTCCGGTGGTTTCACAAACGATATCAGGTGGAAAGGGCTTACCCTGGGTGTCAACTTTTACTTCACCGCTTTCAGAAAAGTGATGAACGCAGAAATGGCCAACCACTTTGACTTCGTAAACAGAGAGGGGAAGATAGACATGAGTGCTGTAAAGGAAATCACCTTCTGGACCAAAGCCGGTGACTATGATAAATACCCACGTTATAATCCATGGAGTACAGTAGATCCTTATCGCACCGACCAGGACCTCTTTCTTGAAAACGGCGCTTTCCTGAAACTACGTACGCTGTCGCTCACCTACGATATTACGACCGCTAAGTGGTGGAAAAAAAAGAGCCCGGTTCATAACCTGGCGGTATACGCCACTGCCAGCAACCTGTTTACCCTTACCCCTTACACAGGTGGTGATCCTGAACTCGTAGACTACAGCGGCTTTGATACCGGCTACTCGCTGCCTTTCTCTAAAACCTACACCATCGGCATAAAAATGGATTTGTAA
- a CDS encoding RagB/SusD family nutrient uptake outer membrane protein, whose product MKRLFILLLLFCSTSCKKLLDIDSTHAVSEENFWNSHEDTRTALIGVYGLLRAAMADNDAWWMYGELRMGDFQSVQRQDLKAIVKGNLRASYPLLQTLSNWRRFYAVINAANIFMEHVGEVKERDPKYSDQNMKVDIAQMRFMRAYTYFFLVSVWGDVPLITSSHDGEFGNKARDDKATVLAFVEKELLEAAPDLPYKYSVDDPQQLGQYYNETSTRWAGVLARKLTAYAILAHVAAYQGKYVDATVYGQFILDNYSKGGSYYVGTDELVRGTGFFHWKQDNHILGFNFDWGHVDATFSGHLEELTLAKPVVDKALPDIYVPKDTILSVFDKPLDERFSLDTLTGIPTSERYFTSFNTQVPIFNKVKVIQDGNTSDPSFRIFSSTIIITRLENITLLQAESQAVIGQQQKAIDLLNTIRDLRKIKRYDASTEGDLIDAIFRERRKELMGEGWRWFDLIRYNKIKQNDPSFMTLINNGGIYWPVADEVITQNPLITQNPYWQ is encoded by the coding sequence ATGAAACGACTATTTATACTGTTGCTCCTGTTCTGCAGTACCAGTTGTAAGAAACTACTGGATATAGATTCCACGCATGCTGTTTCGGAAGAAAACTTCTGGAATTCACACGAAGATACCCGTACGGCCCTTATTGGTGTGTATGGTTTACTACGCGCCGCCATGGCAGATAACGATGCCTGGTGGATGTATGGAGAACTACGCATGGGCGACTTTCAATCTGTACAGCGTCAGGACCTGAAAGCAATTGTCAAAGGCAATCTCCGGGCTTCTTATCCGTTATTGCAGACATTGTCTAACTGGCGCCGGTTTTATGCCGTGATCAATGCCGCCAATATTTTCATGGAACACGTAGGAGAAGTAAAGGAACGCGACCCTAAGTATTCCGATCAGAATATGAAAGTGGATATTGCTCAGATGCGCTTTATGCGGGCGTATACCTATTTCTTCCTCGTATCTGTCTGGGGCGATGTGCCTTTAATTACCTCCTCCCACGATGGGGAATTCGGGAATAAAGCAAGAGATGACAAAGCAACTGTACTGGCTTTTGTAGAAAAAGAATTGCTGGAAGCCGCTCCCGATCTGCCTTATAAATACAGCGTAGACGATCCGCAGCAGCTGGGTCAATACTACAATGAAACCAGCACCCGCTGGGCAGGTGTGCTGGCCCGCAAACTCACGGCCTACGCTATTCTCGCACACGTAGCCGCCTACCAGGGAAAATATGTGGATGCCACTGTGTACGGTCAGTTTATACTGGACAACTATTCCAAAGGCGGCAGTTATTATGTAGGCACTGACGAACTGGTAAGAGGCACCGGTTTCTTCCACTGGAAACAGGACAACCACATCCTGGGTTTCAACTTTGATTGGGGCCATGTGGATGCGACTTTCTCCGGTCACCTGGAAGAACTTACCCTCGCCAAACCTGTTGTAGACAAAGCATTACCTGATATCTATGTACCCAAGGATACTATCCTCTCTGTATTTGATAAACCACTGGACGAGCGTTTCAGTCTGGATACCCTGACAGGTATACCTACCTCTGAGCGTTACTTTACCAGCTTCAATACCCAGGTACCCATCTTCAATAAAGTGAAGGTGATACAGGATGGCAATACATCTGATCCTTCATTCAGGATATTTTCCAGCACCATCATCATTACCCGTCTTGAAAATATCACGTTGCTACAGGCAGAATCGCAGGCCGTGATCGGTCAGCAACAAAAGGCAATTGACCTGTTGAACACTATTCGCGATCTGCGAAAAATAAAACGTTACGATGCTTCCACCGAAGGCGACCTGATCGACGCTATTTTCAGAGAAAGACGCAAAGAACTGATGGGAGAGGGGTGGCGCTGGTTTGACCTGATTCGTTACAACAAAATCAAACAAAACGATCCATCGTTTATGACTCTCATCAACAATGGTGGTATTTACTGGCCGGTAGCGGATGAAGTCATCACACAAAACCCATTGATCACACAAAATCCTTACTGGCAATGA
- a CDS encoding carbohydrate-binding protein has translation MSKYTLFFLLLAFAACKKDKGYYDYTNELKKYDGNTYDFLYSQQQYDSFLLAVDRVGLTDSLKSGSYTVFAPSDASFKQSIENMNTLRTIQGRGPMYISTLPLEQLDTLVCRYIARDTVSAGRMQLQDGLDLPAIRYGYPMHGKFSRTDAEGHVNGGPGIITYSDTKGVIYTDRWSNATTVAIDIVTNNGFVNILEKDHQFGFDEFIGRMNPTTSTSWNDYPFFIPGVIGLEQFNRGGNKVAYLDFSINNQGGQYRPAENVDIASAEGGFKIGWTETDEWMDYSVDVTETGSYQMMLRYGTSADNGKLHLLLDGVTVTGSAMTTKSTGGYSTYTDIYASGVQLKAGKHLLRLYFDFAIYDLRFIKLIPEGRPLPIPGVITLEDYDPGGEGVGYHDVTTENSGGKYRPNESVDIDYSRNEGGGYQVGWTDTGEWMNYTVDVKQTGYYVASTLMGSPNDGGKFHIEFDGVNVTGSVAVPNTTDYHKRQNATATIYLTKGVHVMRFYEETGGYDVKSVTFRPLN, from the coding sequence ATGAGTAAATACACCTTGTTTTTTCTGCTGCTCGCCTTCGCTGCCTGTAAAAAGGATAAAGGATATTATGACTATACTAACGAGCTGAAGAAATATGATGGTAATACCTACGACTTTCTGTATAGTCAGCAGCAATACGATTCATTCCTGCTGGCAGTAGACCGCGTTGGATTAACAGATAGTCTCAAGTCAGGTAGCTACACGGTATTCGCACCATCTGATGCCAGCTTTAAGCAGTCTATCGAAAACATGAATACCCTGCGTACCATTCAGGGACGTGGCCCTATGTACATCAGTACACTACCCCTGGAACAACTGGATACACTGGTCTGCCGCTACATAGCTAGGGATACTGTTTCAGCAGGTAGAATGCAGCTACAGGATGGGCTGGATCTGCCTGCCATCCGTTATGGTTATCCTATGCATGGGAAATTTAGTCGTACAGATGCGGAAGGGCATGTGAACGGTGGCCCCGGCATTATTACCTACAGCGATACCAAAGGTGTGATCTATACAGATCGCTGGTCTAATGCAACAACGGTGGCTATTGACATTGTGACCAACAATGGTTTTGTGAACATACTTGAAAAAGATCACCAGTTCGGCTTCGACGAATTCATTGGTCGTATGAACCCGACTACCTCTACCTCCTGGAATGACTATCCCTTCTTTATTCCTGGTGTCATTGGCTTAGAGCAATTTAATCGTGGGGGTAACAAAGTCGCTTACCTCGATTTCTCTATTAACAATCAAGGAGGCCAGTACCGCCCTGCAGAAAACGTCGACATCGCTTCTGCTGAAGGCGGTTTCAAAATAGGCTGGACAGAAACAGATGAATGGATGGATTACAGTGTAGACGTGACAGAAACCGGTAGTTATCAAATGATGCTGCGTTATGGTACTTCTGCCGACAATGGGAAACTGCACCTGCTGCTTGATGGGGTGACAGTAACAGGTAGTGCCATGACAACAAAATCTACCGGTGGCTATAGCACTTATACTGATATATATGCCAGCGGTGTGCAGCTGAAAGCCGGTAAGCACCTGTTGCGCCTCTATTTTGACTTTGCAATCTACGACTTACGATTTATAAAACTCATACCCGAAGGCCGTCCTCTCCCCATACCCGGTGTGATTACGCTGGAAGACTATGATCCGGGAGGCGAGGGCGTAGGTTACCACGATGTGACTACCGAAAACTCAGGTGGTAAATACAGACCCAATGAAAGTGTGGATATCGACTATTCCAGAAATGAAGGTGGTGGTTACCAGGTAGGCTGGACAGATACAGGGGAATGGATGAACTATACGGTAGATGTAAAGCAAACCGGCTACTACGTGGCATCTACGTTAATGGGTAGTCCTAACGACGGCGGTAAATTCCATATAGAATTCGATGGGGTGAACGTCACTGGTTCCGTAGCTGTACCCAATACTACTGATTATCACAAGCGGCAGAATGCCACTGCTACCATCTATCTCACCAAAGGCGTCCACGTGATGCGTTTTTATGAAGAAACCGGTGGTTACGATGTAAAGTCCGTCACTTTCAGACCCTTGAACTAA
- a CDS encoding HlyD family secretion protein, with product MANYAKTDKVITTITGWVAGLILVGLAIWGIITLMTLYKFEETNDAQVEEYINPITNRVVGYVTKINYEENQDVKKGDTLLLIDDSEYKLQQQEANAALLNAKAQIQVMESSISTTAKTATVTQAQIAAAKAKLWKQQQEMDRYQKLYDVESATKQQLENVQTALDVAKADYQAALNNYAASESKVGDIKAQKQALLAEIERREAMLGRNTLDISYTVIKAPYDGKMGRRTIEEGQLVQAGQTLAFIVNQTAGKWIVANFKETQVRHMHIGQEAKIEIDAYPGKIFNGQVASLSPATGSRFSLLPPDNSTGNFVKIVQRIPVRIKLTDKADADLLLRAGMNATVKIAKAQ from the coding sequence ATGGCAAATTATGCAAAGACCGATAAGGTGATAACCACTATCACCGGATGGGTAGCCGGTTTAATATTAGTGGGATTGGCGATATGGGGCATCATCACGCTCATGACCTTATATAAATTCGAAGAGACGAATGATGCCCAGGTGGAAGAATACATTAACCCTATCACAAACCGGGTAGTGGGATATGTAACAAAGATTAACTACGAAGAAAACCAGGATGTGAAGAAAGGGGATACCCTGCTCCTGATTGACGACAGTGAATATAAATTACAGCAGCAGGAAGCGAATGCTGCACTGCTGAATGCAAAGGCACAGATCCAGGTAATGGAATCAAGTATCTCTACAACAGCGAAAACAGCAACGGTAACACAGGCTCAAATTGCGGCAGCGAAGGCAAAATTGTGGAAGCAACAGCAGGAAATGGACCGATATCAGAAACTGTACGATGTGGAATCAGCGACCAAACAACAATTGGAGAATGTACAGACTGCACTGGATGTAGCGAAAGCTGATTACCAGGCAGCGCTGAACAACTATGCAGCGTCTGAATCGAAAGTAGGTGATATCAAAGCACAGAAGCAGGCGTTGCTGGCCGAAATAGAGCGCAGAGAAGCCATGTTGGGCAGAAATACACTGGATATATCCTACACCGTCATTAAAGCCCCATATGATGGCAAAATGGGCCGCCGTACCATCGAAGAAGGCCAGCTGGTACAGGCCGGGCAAACACTGGCATTCATCGTGAACCAGACTGCCGGTAAATGGATAGTGGCCAACTTCAAGGAAACACAGGTGCGCCACATGCACATAGGACAGGAGGCAAAAATTGAGATAGATGCTTACCCCGGAAAGATATTTAATGGCCAGGTAGCATCTTTATCTCCTGCTACTGGTTCCAGATTTTCATTGTTACCTCCGGATAACTCAACGGGTAACTTTGTGAAGATCGTACAACGTATACCAGTACGCATCAAATTGACTGACAAAGCAGATGCTGATTTATTACTTCGCGCAGGTATGAATGCAACTGTGAAGATTGCAAAAGCACAATGA